DNA sequence from the Pelagibaculum spongiae genome:
CTCTGAGTCTCGAGAATCACTACGATATTTTTTGTACAATGCCAATGTCTTATTGGAAGTCAATTTATCAAACAAATATTTTTCAACTGTAACCATTCAGCATGTCACACCAACCGATCCAATTTCTTCTGAATAAAGTCCGGCCATTTACCCGCAAATAATAACGACAAAGCCTCCCCAACACCGACCCCATGTTTTTGGCAGGTCGATATATAGCTCCGGATTCTGCAATACGCTTTCACGCCATCCCATGAGCGGAAGCAGCCTGATATCTTCTGCTGAACCTTGCTCATACGGAAGTCCCGTTCACCCTGATTATTGGTAAACGGTGCTCGGGTATTACTCATAAACCGCAGCACGTCTGCTTCAAAATCCCGCAGCCGCTCTAATAAATTTCTCGATTTACTTCGTGCTAATTTCCCTCGTTTTAATTGACCTTTTTTATCCGCTTTTTTTGGCTCAGGTGCCGGGCATTCCCGATCACCTGCTTTTAATATTTTTCGATATCGCTTCACCCATTTTTGACACTGCTTTTCATCCAACTCACCCCCCGCCTCATTGACTGCTGTATTCATTTCATAAAGCAGATCTTCCATTGCCTTGGCCCACTGCTGGCCATCTTGCTCATGGGCTCGCGCCAATTCACGTACATGATGGGCGTTACACAATACATGTAAGCACAGCACAAATCGGTAGTAGCTTTTCCAGTGATCGTGTACCAATAAACCGGTAAATTTAGGCAAGATGTCGATCGCTTCCATTGCCTCGATACCTCTTGATTCATGCGCTTCAATCCACGTCCAGCGGTCATTGCTCGCGACATGTAGCCACTTTCGTTTACCATTGATATTGACGCCGGTTTCATCGGCATGAATCAAATCTCCAGCACGCAAAATAGCCGGTACTAACTGAGCAAATGGCTTCAGTCGATGAAAAGCTTCCTGATTAAAATTGGCAAGGCTACCGGTGCTGATTGGCGCATCCAATATCTCAGCGAAGTGCTTTTGAGTCCGTTCATAAGGAATCAGCTGGTAGCTCGACATATAAACCGCGTTGGCTTTAAACTCATTGCCATATTGTATTGGCCGAGTGACCCCTTGCGGAAACTCAGCAACAAACTGGTTACCCTGCTCGTCTTGTAGAATCTGCGCCCGATATTCGGTGACATATCGGGTAATACGAACATCAACTACTTGGCGGCTTTCACTGCCAACAACACGGTATTTTCCTTTCGGCAATTGGCTACGATCAATCGTAATATCCAGCACTTCATCTGGGTCTTTCACCGGTGATAAATTACTGCCTTTATGGCCAGGCTGCCCGCCTGGGTTTTTATTGCTTTTGGCGCGCGATTTCTTTTCTCGATTAGGATCTGCCGATGGCGGAATGCTGGAGTTTTTGCTGTTTAGCCCTTTGCTATCAAGCAATATCTTAACGACGAGCATCAGCATACGAACCATCGCCACCAGTTCGGGCGGTAAGCGTTTGCTTTTGGCTAACAATCGCTCGGTTTCAGCGATGGTTTTATTAATTTCGATTGAGTCCATGCGGTTATTATCGCACAGGTTTTCAGGGTGGTTTTTTTGTCTCTGAGGCTTACTGTGGCGACTTTTTAGAAGCGGAATGCTGATGCGCTATTCTGAGCAAAAAACATTGATAATCAGGTGTGTTAATAGCAGTTTAATGCGGCGTTTAAGTGGTATTCTGAAAGAGGTGCTTAAATTCGGGAAAATATCAAAAAAACCTGTCAAGCGATTTTTATATTAAATTGTGCTGAATGGTTACTTTCAACTTTTAAAGCCATCTCCATATCGAGACCCGACTTGATAACTACAAAGTGAGGCCATGATGGCGTAAAGTACTTATATGTTTTATGCCTTGCATCAACATCAATTGTGAGTCCAACATTGTAACTATGCACTTTCGGTGAAGCTACAATACATTCGATTGTCTCCATTAAATTATCTTTACTAACCTGCGTAAATTTTTTCATTTGTAACAAACTCCTTTTAATGCTAACAATTTGGTAAATTAACTCAGCTTCAGCTTGAACCTCGATCCAATGAAGCCGCCCAAGGGTGATTTTCAGACTCAGGATTGGGTCGTTCTGGCTCGGTATTGTTGTTGCATTGGTCGAGCATATTGCCGGATTATCGGTCTATTTTCCATCAAATAGGTCAATATCAGACGGTTCGCCATATTTTTGAATTTTCTCGCTCTCTTCATTTAAATACATGCCCCACACAACACATCAACAGCTATAAGTTTACCGTGAGCTTTTCTGATATCGGCTCGAGAATGGAAGCAGAAGACCAGCATCAAAACTTACTGGTCTACTATGGATAGAAAACATTTAGCCAGCGATTAATGAAATCGTGGGTGGTATGGTTTTCTCGTCGCTTTTACCGTCCTTGGTTCTGGGTTCCCGCCATTCCCTGGCGGGAATGACGGTGCTTATAAATGACGTTACGCAGTGACTTTATATTCCGCCGCTAGTTGGCTATATCCCAATCCATTTTCCTTGCGCACTTCAATTTGTAGTGGAATACGTTCTTTTAATGCTTCGACGTGGGAGATAACGCCGATCATTTTGCCGCTGGCGTTGAGTGTATCCAGTGCGTTGAGTGCGACTTCTAGTGTTTCCGGGTCGAGGGTACCGAAGCCTTCATCAAGGAATAATGAATCGATACGGGTTTTGTGACTGACCAGGTCAGACAGCGCCAAGGCGAGTGCTAGGCTGACTAAAAAGCTTTCGCCACCGGATAGGGTTTTGGTATCGCGAGCGCTATCGCCCTGCCAGGTATCGAGTACTTCTAGCGATAATGCACTGTCGGCCCGGCGCTTTAATTGGTAGCGGGCGTGTAATCGGTCTAGCTGTTGGTTGGCTAAATAAATCAGATGATCCAGCGTTAAACCTTGGGCATATTTACGGAATTTATCGCCCTTGGCAGAGCCAATTAAATGATTTAATTGCTGCCAGGTCGTTAGGGTTTTCCGCTGTTGGTCGATCTGTTCAAACAAGGCTTGCTGACTGGAGCGTTGCTCGGCATCGCGTTTTAAATCGGCTTCAAGTTGGCCTTGTTGCTGCTGCGCTGCTGCCAGTGTTTGCTCCAGTTCATTTAATTGCTCAGTAAGTTCATCTAGTGATAGCTCAGTTTGTGGTTGTGTCGATAGTTCTGCTGATAGTGCATCAAATGCCGTTTGTGCCTGTGCTTTAACCGCGACAGATTGGTCAATGGTCTGCTGCAGCTGCTGTTTTAATTGGCTCAAGCGTTGGCGGTCGTCATCACTTAATAATGCCTGAGTAAAGGCCGCGACATCGGCAAAGCCGCTATCTGCCAGTTGTTGCTGCCAGTTTTTATTTTGCTCGGCCAATTGCTGCTGCGTCTGCTCGGCAGATTTTTGCAATTGCTGCAGCTCACCCTGCAAGCCCGATTGCTGCTGGCTAAGTGCCTGCAGTGCCTGTTGGGCAGCCAAATCGTGGGTGGCATGAATTCTCGTGCCATCACCAAGCCAGAACTAGCGATCTGAAGCTGGAAACCAGCCAGAGAAGACCAGTAGAAAAAACTACTGGTCTACTTGAGATAAAAATGACTTTGGCACCGATTAACTAAATCGTGGGTGGCATGGATTTCTCCCGCATGGATTTCTCGAAAAAACCTTCGTACCGGGTAGATTATGGGTTGCAGCAAGAGGAGCGTCCATATATGGCATAGTTTTCCCTTGCTTCCATCCGATCACACGTCGGATTCCGCAAACTTTGATATTACATTTAGTGTGCTTTCTTTTAGAAACTGAATACTATGAAGCTGACTGCATAAAATATAATATTTTGACGCATTATATTTTATAAAAAACGGATCAATATTAACAGAATCCATTTTTTCAAGCATCACAGAAAAATAGTCAAGATTTGCTGAAATACTAAAAATAATTCCATGTATATGCTTAGATTTTGACTTAATATGCTGCTCACCAGGGTTTGGCATGCTCAGTGATGAGTGAGATATCGTTGCTATTAGGCTACCCACCCATACAGGAAAACTAGTTAATTCTTTGTTGATATCGTTAAACGAACCAGCCCTATCAATAATGTATTGTTTATTACTTGGTAGATCGTAAAGACCGATTGAGTCGCAGAGGATAACAAACTCCCTAGGCTCAAGCGTTAAGCTTATAAATCTTTCAATTGTTTTTGAGCAAGAATTTATTTCACGAATGATATCGTTTTTCTTTGATTCATTATCTTGAGCATCTAATTGTTTTGAGATTTGATCAATGCTCTTTTTCTGAAGGAGAATTGCAGATATTGCACCAATAAATGCTATTGAACTAATTATTGGATTCAAAACACCTGAATAAAACGTAGCAAATGAAGCCCAATCGCTTTGTTTAGTTGATATGCCAGATCCATTATCGAATTGAATGAAGAATGCAACAATAGGAGAAACAATCAAAACAATAATAAATATTGCGATCATTATTTTAAATTTCAAAATCCACCTCACGTTTATTTGAGACGTGTAACGGCTTACTTAACCTATGAGCTTTTGAGTGTCAGCGTGCGATCCGATGCTAATATTTATTTGGCGCATAAAAACCTTACCAAGCACCAACAACTCTTTGCCCTACCAAGGATACAGTATTTAGGTTTCCGTGATTACCTCCAATTTGTATTTTCTTCTGCATTTTCTTAGGAGGCTTCCGGTACCATTGACTGCAAATTTCTGCCAAGTCAGAGTATGCAAGGCTTGATGACAAATACCTAATTCGTTCATTTGTTAACTCAGGGTTTACCTTGAAGTAAAAGTCACCTTCAGCAGTCATTTCTTCTACGGAAGAAGCCATTGAAGACAAAGGCTTCTGCATCATTTTGGGTTGGCAATGAGCAGAGCCATTTAATAGTTTGGGAAAGGCTGGGGCCATAAAATCAATTAGCCAGTTATCAGCGATGATCCAGCAATGAAATGCGTCTACAGTACTTACCAAAAAATCATCTTGGAGTTTTCCAAATGTAAGAATATTGTTATCACCACCTAAATGATAAAGGCATGAACCTGCAACAGGCCGAGCATTAATTTTGTAATGCTGAGATAGAAGGTGCGCACCATAGAAGCTAAAAAAAGTACAAGCGATTGTAGGGTCTTCATTTTCGTTAACAATAATTGTGTTTATTGTTTTATAAATACGCTCGTAATCCTTCAATTTGATCTTCATGAACAGCTATCCTTAGCACATAGCATTGTATTAGGCGGAAAACTCGGTTTTCCCGACTCCTACTATCCCAATATTTCCGGTATCACTGGCCGCAAAACTGCCAGCTCAATAGACCCCACTGATACAATACTTCAGTTATTAGTCAATAAACCGCATAAAAAGCTTTTGCTGTTATCTTGTCACTCGAGTATTAGAGCAACCTGCCGCTCTAACAAATGGAAACCAACCAAGCAGGTGAGGGTTTTAGCGCTCACCAATAGCTTTCTACGCCATAAGCGGCGAATGGCTCAATTGTATCCTTAACGACTTAATGGTCAATATAAGATGTTGATTTGTTGCAGCTGCAGCAGAGAGATAGGTTTTGAATGGGTGGTGTGGAATAGGAAGCGAAGTGGGATCTGTGGGACTGTAACGTGCTTGGAGTGGGGGTTAGAGTGATTTCTTTTACCATCCATGGCGAGGATGACGGGATCGGCGTGTATCGCTTTTACCATCCGTGGCCATGGATCCCGCCTTCGGCTTTGGCTCCCGGCGTCGCTCTACCTTCCACATCCATGTGGTCGTCCATGTACAGGATGACGCGGGGGCTAGCAATTACCGCCCGCGTTTCAGGAAATCACGCAGTGACCTTATATTCCGCCGCTAGTTGGCTATATCCTAACCCATTTTCCTTACGCACTTCAATTTGCAGTGGAATACGTTCTTTTAATGCTTCGACGTGGGAGATTACGCCGATCATTTTGCCGCTGGCGTTGAGGTTATCCAATGCGTTGAGTGCGACTTCCAAGGTTTCCGGATCGAGTGTGCCGAAACCTTCATCAAGGAATAGTGAGTCGATGCGGGTTTTATGACTGACCAGATCAGACAGCGCTAATGCTAATGCTAGGCTGACTAAAAAGCTTTCGCCGCCAGACAGGGTTTTGGTATCGCGGGCGCTATCGCCCTGCCAGGTATCGAGTACTTCTAGCGATAATGCACTGTCGGCTCTGCGTTTTAATTGGTAGCGGGCGTGTAATCGGTCCAGCTGTTGGTTGGCTAAATAAATCAGATGATCCAGCGTTAAACCTTGGGCATATTTACGGAATTTATCGCCTTTGGCAGAGCCAATTAAATGATTTAATTGCTGCCAGATCGCCAGGGTTTTCCGCTGTTGGTCGATCTGTTCAAACAAGGCTTGCTGACTGGAGCGTTGCTCGGCATCGCGTTTTAAATCGGCTTCAAGTTGGCCTTGTTGCTGCTGCGCCGCTGCCAACTGTTGCTCCAGTTCATTTAATTGCTCAGTTAGTTGATCTAATGACAGCTCGGTTTGTGGCTCTGACGATAATTCATCTAATGCCGTTTGTGCCTGAGCTTTAACCGCGACAGATTGGTCAATGGTTTGCTGCAACTGCTGTTTTAATTGGCTCAAGCGTTGGCGGTCATCATCACTTAATAATGCCTGAGTAAAGGCCGCGACATCGGCAAAGCCGCTATCTGCCAATTGCTGCTGCCAGATTGTATTTTGCTCGGCCAATTGTTGCTGAGTTTGCTCGGCAGATTTCTGTAATTGCTGCAGCTCACCCTGCAAGCCCGATTGCTGCTGGCTAAGTGCCTGCAATGCCTGTTGGGCAGCGGTAAATTGCTGCTGTAATTGCTCGGATTTTTCTGCCAGTTGCTGTTTTTCTGTCGCCGGGTTTTTATCGGCAAATAATTGCTGGCGCTGCTGTTGCAACTCAGTGATTTCTGCCACTGTTGCGGCTAATTGCGCATTCGCAGTGGTCAGCTGCTGCTGATGTTCGGTGACTTGCTGTTCGGCGAACTGGCATTGTTGCTGTAGCTGGTCGCTATTTTTTTGCAGCTGCTGTAATTGTTCGTTCTGGTCGGCATATTGCACTGCCTGCTGTTGCAATTGATCCAGCCATTGTTGCTGCGCTTCTGCCAGTGGCAACTCAAAACCAAAGCCTGCCAAGGCACTAGATAATTGCTGCTGTAGCTGTTCCAGCTGTAATTGTTGATCGGCAAGCTTTTGCTCCAGCTCGGTTAATCGCTGCTGCAAATGGATTTTCTGTTGTTCAGCTTGCGCCTGCTGGTGTTGCGATTTTTCCTGCAGGCTAATCGCCTGGTGCAAATCAGTTTGTTGCTGTTGTAATTCGGCAGTTAAACCGTCTAACCGATTGAGCAGATTTTGTATCTGGCTGCCTTTATCGGCATCTTGCTCTAACCAGTCGGCAAATAATTGCGGTTCAAAAATGGCAATGGTTAATGCTAATAGCTGACTGGATTGTTGCCAACTGGTTTGCCAGCTTGCCAGTTGCTGTTCCAGTTCGGTTAATTGTTGTTGGTTTTGCTGTATTTCCCGCTGCTGTGCTTCGACATCGCTATTTAATTTAAAACCCTGCTCTTTTAACTGCTCCAGCAACTGCTGACTCTCGGCCAACTGCTGCTGGTAGGCATCGGGCTTTGCCTGGGCATATTCGCTGACTTTAGGGTGTTCTAAAGCGCCACACAGCGGGCATTCGCTACCGGGCTGCAATTGAGCGCGATGCTGGCTTAAATCGGCAATTTGTCGCTGCTGGTCAACAATCAATTTTAATTGATGGTTATTTTTATTCTGCTGTGAATATTGCTCACGACAAGCCAGCAATTGTTGATTAGTTTGCGTTAGCTGAGTTTGAATTTGTTGAATATTACCGCGTAACTGCTGCTGTTTTTTACTGGCAGTCATAAATTGCGGCTGAATATGTTTTAGCTGTTCCACCGCCGGGCGCTGTTGTTGCCATAACTGCAGCTGTTGGCGTAACTCTGCTTCGCTGTAATCTTGTAATAATTGCGCCTGTTTTTCGGCCAATTCTTTACACTGCTTCTCGCTGCTATTACGCGTTTGCTGCGACTGTTGTAATTGCTGCGACAGGCTTTGAATCGCTTTTTGTTGCTGTTTTAACTCATCCGCTTTGGTTTGCTGCTGCTGTTGTAAATCAGCCTGCTGGCCTGTCAGCTGACGGCGCTGAGTTAACTGTTGCTGCCAGAGTGGCAACTGGCTGGAAAGTTCCTGCCACGGGTGTTCTTCCAGCCATTGTTGAATAGTCGTTTGCTGTTGCTGGGCGGTTTGTTGCTGCTGTTGCAGATCACTATGTTGTTGCTGTAACTGCTGCTGTTTTTGCTGCAATTGCTGCTGACTGGTTTGCTGTTGTTGCTGAACCGACCGCTGCTGTTGAATATTCAAATCCAGCGGCAATACCTGATTATGAATTAACTGCTCGGTTTGCTGCTGGTGCTGCAAATGCTGTTGTAATTGTGTTTCTTGCTGGCTGAGCTGTTGCTGGTTACTTTCAATATTTTGTTGCTGGCTGGATAACTGCTGTTGCTTGTCTGCCAGCTGAGTTTTCTGGCTATCGGCCTGTTGCTGGTATTGCTGCAGCTGTAAATAAACCGGCTGAATTTTCTGTGCTGGTAAATCTTGCTGCAGTTTATTTAATTCATTTTGCTGCTGTTGCTGACTGGCCAAAGCCTGACTGTGTTTTTCAGTCGTTTGTTGCAATAATTGTTGTTTTTCCTGCAGCTGACTGCGCCATTGCTGCTGTTTTTGCAATGTTTTTTGCTGGCGCTGCTGCTGTTGAATACTTTGTGCCAGCTGTTGTTGCTGGTGTTTTAATTGTTGGGTTTGCTCAACCGATAACAGCTGCATGCCTTCGGATTTGGCTTGCAGGTGCGACAGCGCATTTTCCTGTTGTCTGGTGCCTTCAAACACCTGTTGGGAAATTTCGCTGTAAATTTCGGTACCAGTTAGCTCTTCTAACAGTTCAGCACGCTCGTTATCGCTGGCTTGTAAAAACGCAGCAAAACCACCCTGGGCCAATAACATTGATTTGGTGAAACGTTTAAAATCCAGCCCGGTTAAATCGCTAACCGCTTTTAATTTATCACTGATTTTATCGGTAATAATTTTATTCTGCTCATCTTCAGTTTCTGCGGTGACTTTAACCAGTTCAACTTTCGGTGGCTGTAATTTACCCTCGCTGGCACCGCGTGCTCGCCGCTGGGACCAGAACGCCCGATAACGCTCGACCCGACCTTTATCGCCCGGTACTTCAAATTCAACTTCTGCCAAAGACTCCGCGGTATGGCGCGTCATTAGCTCATTTTCAGTGGCAGAAACTTTCATGCGTGGCGTTTCGTGATACAGCGCCAGACAGATGGCATCTAATAGCGAGCTTTTGCCGGCACCGGTAGCGCCGGTAATCGCAAACAAGCCGTTATCAATAAAATCCGGGGCGGTAAAATCAATCTTCCACTCACCTTTTAGCGAGTTAATATTTTTTAAACGCAGGGAACAAATTTTCATGCCTGAGCCTCCTTGCTATCTCGCCCTTGATTCTGATCAGACTCACTTTGATCAGACTGCTGCTGATCAGGTTCGGGCTGTTCCAACTGCTGAACAATTTGCTGGAACAGCTCAGTCAGCGGCTGGATTTGCTGTGTTTCCAGTGCTTCGTCGGCCAGTCGACTGTTAAATACATCTTCAACTTTTAATTCAGCCAGGGTTTCTTTTTGCTGTTGCTGAAGCGATGTTTCAGTTTTAGCCCGCTTGCGGCGCACTCTTAATATTTCCAGCGGTAATTGTTCGCTAATTTGCTGGATTTGTTTTTGCAGGTCAGAAATATATTGTTCGGCATCAATCACCACTTCAACCCACGGCTGTAGCGGGTCAGCTTCTGATTGATCGGCGATCGACTGCAATAGCTCGGGTAGTTCATCTAACGGCGCTTCAATCGACTGCAAACGGCGAAAACGCGGAATAATAACCGGTTCGATATGCTGTAATTTGCCCTCGGCAAAATCCACCATCAGTATTTGTTTATCGCCACTAGATTTATCTGAACCTGTTTCATCAAAACTCAGCGGTAATGGCGAGCCGCTATAACGAATATGCTCACTGCTGGCGACCTTTTGTGGCCGGTGCAAATGGCCCAGTGCAATATAATCGGCCTTGGGAAAACGCTTGGCAGGAAATGCTTCTAAAGTACCGATATAAATCTCGCGCACCGATTCAGATAATTGCCCGCCAACACAGGTCATATGGCCGGTGGCAAGAATCGGCAAGTCGGCAGATTCTTTTAACAGCTGCTGGCGTTGCTGGGCCAGTTCAAACAAATCTGCATAATGTTCGGTCATGGCAAACATTAATTGCTGCTGCTTCTCTTCGGCACTGTCACCGGCGCGGCTGTGTAATAAATCTCGCTGACGCAGAAAAGGCACCCCACACAAAATACCGGCGGGTTCACCGGCGCGGTTTTTCAAGGTCACCAATTGTTTTGATAGATCATCCTGGGCAGTGCCAATCACCGTGGCATTCAAACAAGCCAAGAGCTCACGCGATTCATGCAAGGTGGCGACCGAATCATGATTGCCACCGAGCACCACCAGTTGACAGCCAATTTGGCTCAGCGCAACCACAAACTGGTTATAACGGGTTCTGGCATAGCTTGGCGGAGTGCCGGTATCAAAAATATCACCGGCAATAATCAAGGCATCTACCTGATATTGCTCGACGTGACTAAGTAGCCAGTCAATAAACGCAGCGTGTTCAGCGTCTCGGCTCTTGCCAAAGAAATGCTGGCCAAGGTGCCAATCAGAAGTATGCAGAATGCGCAGTTGCGGTGAGTCGCTCTGTGTTGTGCCCAAGAGGTTTGCCAGCTGAAGAATCATCAATGGCGGCGATTATATCAGTAGCGAATCAATATTTGGCAGAGATTGTTGGCAAAACGGATTGGCATAATTGCACGAGTCAGAGCTGAAAACTAAATCCTGACAAGGATTGATACTTTAGTTGCTTTAATTCAGGTTAGTAATTACTTTGGTTGGATTTAACAAAATCGCCTGCGAGACAGATCACGGTAAGTCCCGCAAGTAAAATCAGATATGGAGTATGGCCCTATCTGCAAGGCCTTTGAAACTAGAAGATCGCAGGGAAACTGAAGGCATCAAAAACTTATAACCTCACAGTCTGAATTTTCTTATTTAGCTTTATAGTTTTCATGATAATTAGAATCTAATAATTTAGGGCTCACTCTTTTAGATCTTTCGATATTAGGTGTCAATAATTTAGAACTCACTCTTTTAGATCTTTCGATATTAGGTATCAATAATTTAATGCAATACCGTTATTTTATTTAAATCTTAACCATATCACTCACAACCCAGACTGTCTCTGGCTTTCGCTATTAAGTGCTAACTGTTTAGCAGCTTTAACTAGAAGACATGAAAATCCAATGAAAAATTATTAGATTAAGGTAGAAAAAGAAGCTCTGAAAAGAAGTCGGAGCATTTATGCCGTTTAACATGCCATATAAAAAATCATACGCCGCAGGAGATTTGATTTATGGGTTGTCTGAACCAAGACAAGATTACAGAACTAAAAACCCCGCATTTATATTAGCAAAACCAAGAGCAACGCCGTGCACAATTGATCAATACTCCTTGACAACAGTGGAGCGACAGCTTGTTGATGATGGGCGACGGCTGACTATTCCAGATTCGGAATATTTTCATGACTGCATCAAAAACCATGATAAATATAGTAATACTTTTAATGCGCCTGGCTTTGCAGTGGGGGGCGCTAACGTCATTCACCAACCCGTTGATACAGGGAGAAAATGCAAAGGAGGCCTGTATTGGGTTACTTCAAGCATGAACGATTTAGGTAAATCGATTCATTTTGTTTTGGATGGAATTGACTTTGCCCCTGTTGTATCAAAAATCAACCCTAGCACTAATGAACCATTTAAAAATTCAAGATCCCCATTTTATACAGGAATTGAATTACGCTGGGTTTATCGAAATCGCTTTCGAGAAGAGGTTTACAGATCCATTCAGTTCTGGATTAATGGTAGCCCCTGCCCTCCACCATGGGAGGCAGGATTTAAAAATGCCACGGGTGTTGATTATGATCCGGTAGAGATGTGGAGTACTTATAAGCCTCGTTCTTTGATGGCTGCTTAATTCATTAAGCAAACTTTAATATAAGAATTCAATTGGTTTATATCGCCACCCATATTGTTTATATTCTAATAAAATATTTCGATTTCTTTTTCGGTTGTAAGTAGCAGACTTCTTACAGCCGCTAAAGTTTATAATATCGGCGCTTGAAACATTGTCTTTTCAAGATCATACCATTCTATTTAACCTGAAAGCCAAGATGCCAGTCAGCGGTGTAAATAATGCGAAGTTGCAGTGAGTCGCTCTGTGTTGTGCCCAAGAGGTTTGCTAGCTGAAGAATCATCAATGGCGGCGATTATATCAGCAGCAAGCGCAGATCTGGCAGAGATTATTGGCAAGTCAGTTTAAGGGCATTGCAATTGGCTAGAGCAGATCCAGTGATTTATGCCAGCAGTGCGTCAAAATCTGGCAAAGGTGTTGGCAAGCCCACCTAGGTGTATTGCTATTAGGCTAGAACAGACTCAATGGTTCACATCAGACCATAATTTGATAATTACAAATAATTGCCTCACGAAT
Encoded proteins:
- a CDS encoding DUF2026 family protein → MKIKLKDYERIYKTINTIIVNENEDPTIACTFFSFYGAHLLSQHYKINARPVAGSCLYHLGGDNNILTFGKLQDDFLVSTVDAFHCWIIADNWLIDFMAPAFPKLLNGSAHCQPKMMQKPLSSMASSVEEMTAEGDFYFKVNPELTNERIRYLSSSLAYSDLAEICSQWYRKPPKKMQKKIQIGGNHGNLNTVSLVGQRVVGAW
- the tnpC gene encoding IS66 family transposase, giving the protein MDSIEINKTIAETERLLAKSKRLPPELVAMVRMLMLVVKILLDSKGLNSKNSSIPPSADPNREKKSRAKSNKNPGGQPGHKGSNLSPVKDPDEVLDITIDRSQLPKGKYRVVGSESRQVVDVRITRYVTEYRAQILQDEQGNQFVAEFPQGVTRPIQYGNEFKANAVYMSSYQLIPYERTQKHFAEILDAPISTGSLANFNQEAFHRLKPFAQLVPAILRAGDLIHADETGVNINGKRKWLHVASNDRWTWIEAHESRGIEAMEAIDILPKFTGLLVHDHWKSYYRFVLCLHVLCNAHHVRELARAHEQDGQQWAKAMEDLLYEMNTAVNEAGGELDEKQCQKWVKRYRKILKAGDRECPAPEPKKADKKGQLKRGKLARSKSRNLLERLRDFEADVLRFMSNTRAPFTNNQGERDFRMSKVQQKISGCFRSWDGVKAYCRIRSYISTCQKHGVGVGEALSLLFAGKWPDFIQKKLDRLV
- the sbcD gene encoding exonuclease subunit SbcD, which gives rise to MGTTQSDSPQLRILHTSDWHLGQHFFGKSRDAEHAAFIDWLLSHVEQYQVDALIIAGDIFDTGTPPSYARTRYNQFVVALSQIGCQLVVLGGNHDSVATLHESRELLACLNATVIGTAQDDLSKQLVTLKNRAGEPAGILCGVPFLRQRDLLHSRAGDSAEEKQQQLMFAMTEHYADLFELAQQRQQLLKESADLPILATGHMTCVGGQLSESVREIYIGTLEAFPAKRFPKADYIALGHLHRPQKVASSEHIRYSGSPLPLSFDETGSDKSSGDKQILMVDFAEGKLQHIEPVIIPRFRRLQSIEAPLDELPELLQSIADQSEADPLQPWVEVVIDAEQYISDLQKQIQQISEQLPLEILRVRRKRAKTETSLQQQQKETLAELKVEDVFNSRLADEALETQQIQPLTELFQQIVQQLEQPEPDQQQSDQSESDQNQGRDSKEAQA
- a CDS encoding SbcC/MukB-like Walker B domain-containing protein, which codes for MAAQQALQALSQQQSGLQGELQQLQKSAEQTQQQLAEQNKNWQQQLADSGFADVAAFTQALLSDDDRQRLSQLKQQLQQTIDQSVAVKAQAQTAFDALSAELSTQPQTELSLDELTEQLNELEQTLAAAQQQQGQLEADLKRDAEQRSSQQALFEQIDQQRKTLTTWQQLNHLIGSAKGDKFRKYAQGLTLDHLIYLANQQLDRLHARYQLKRRADSALSLEVLDTWQGDSARDTKTLSGGESFLVSLALALALSDLVSHKTRIDSLFLDEGFGTLDPETLEVALNALDTLNASGKMIGVISHVEALKERIPLQIEVRKENGLGYSQLAAEYKVTA
- a CDS encoding SbcC/MukB-like Walker B domain-containing protein; the protein is MKICSLRLKNINSLKGEWKIDFTAPDFIDNGLFAITGATGAGKSSLLDAICLALYHETPRMKVSATENELMTRHTAESLAEVEFEVPGDKGRVERYRAFWSQRRARGASEGKLQPPKVELVKVTAETEDEQNKIITDKISDKLKAVSDLTGLDFKRFTKSMLLAQGGFAAFLQASDNERAELLEELTGTEIYSEISQQVFEGTRQQENALSHLQAKSEGMQLLSVEQTQQLKHQQQQLAQSIQQQQRQQKTLQKQQQWRSQLQEKQQLLQQTTEKHSQALASQQQQQNELNKLQQDLPAQKIQPVYLQLQQYQQQADSQKTQLADKQQQLSSQQQNIESNQQQLSQQETQLQQHLQHQQQTEQLIHNQVLPLDLNIQQQRSVQQQQQTSQQQLQQKQQQLQQQHSDLQQQQQTAQQQQTTIQQWLEEHPWQELSSQLPLWQQQLTQRRQLTGQQADLQQQQQTKADELKQQQKAIQSLSQQLQQSQQTRNSSEKQCKELAEKQAQLLQDYSEAELRQQLQLWQQQRPAVEQLKHIQPQFMTASKKQQQLRGNIQQIQTQLTQTNQQLLACREQYSQQNKNNHQLKLIVDQQRQIADLSQHRAQLQPGSECPLCGALEHPKVSEYAQAKPDAYQQQLAESQQLLEQLKEQGFKLNSDVEAQQREIQQNQQQLTELEQQLASWQTSWQQSSQLLALTIAIFEPQLFADWLEQDADKGSQIQNLLNRLDGLTAELQQQQTDLHQAISLQEKSQHQQAQAEQQKIHLQQRLTELEQKLADQQLQLEQLQQQLSSALAGFGFELPLAEAQQQWLDQLQQQAVQYADQNEQLQQLQKNSDQLQQQCQFAEQQVTEHQQQLTTANAQLAATVAEITELQQQRQQLFADKNPATEKQQLAEKSEQLQQQFTAAQQALQALSQQQSGLQGELQQLQKSAEQTQQQLAEQNTIWQQQLADSGFADVAAFTQALLSDDDRQRLSQLKQQLQQTIDQSVAVKAQAQTALDELSSEPQTELSLDQLTEQLNELEQQLAAAQQQQGQLEADLKRDAEQRSSQQALFEQIDQQRKTLAIWQQLNHLIGSAKGDKFRKYAQGLTLDHLIYLANQQLDRLHARYQLKRRADSALSLEVLDTWQGDSARDTKTLSGGESFLVSLALALALSDLVSHKTRIDSLFLDEGFGTLDPETLEVALNALDNLNASGKMIGVISHVEALKERIPLQIEVRKENGLGYSQLAAEYKVTA